A single window of Arcobacter venerupis DNA harbors:
- the trpB gene encoding tryptophan synthase subunit beta, with translation MSESYLESHPDANGFFGKFGGSFIPPVLEKPFAEITQAYLELKNSPKFIEELKYVRKHYQGRPTPISFAKNLTQFCGGAKIYLKREDLNHTGAHKLNHCMAEVILAKYLGKKKVIAETGAGQHGVALATAAAYFGLECEIHMGEVDIKKEHPNVVRMKILGAKVVPATHGLKTLKEAVDSAFEAYLADTENSIYCIGSVVGPHPFPMMVRDFQSVIGFESKEQFFEHEDKLPDNVVACVGGGSNAMGLFSGFIDDKEVNLYGVEPMGKGDKIGEHSATLTYGEEGIMHGFNSIMLKDKNGNPAPVYSIGSGIDYPSVGPEHAYLKEIGRSKVGLCDDNEAVDAFYKLSQLEGIIPALESAHAIGFTMKLARTLPKDKTILVSLSGRGDKDIDFVIENYPIPNAKF, from the coding sequence ATGAGTGAATCTTATTTAGAATCTCATCCGGATGCTAATGGTTTTTTTGGTAAATTTGGAGGTTCATTTATTCCTCCTGTTTTAGAAAAACCTTTTGCTGAAATTACACAAGCTTATTTGGAATTAAAAAACTCTCCTAAATTTATTGAAGAGTTAAAATATGTTAGAAAACACTATCAAGGAAGACCTACTCCAATCTCATTTGCAAAAAACCTTACACAATTTTGTGGTGGAGCAAAAATCTATCTAAAAAGAGAAGACTTAAATCATACTGGTGCTCATAAATTAAATCATTGTATGGCTGAAGTAATTCTTGCTAAATATTTAGGTAAGAAAAAAGTAATTGCTGAAACTGGAGCTGGTCAACATGGTGTTGCTTTAGCAACTGCGGCTGCTTATTTTGGTTTAGAGTGTGAAATTCACATGGGTGAAGTTGATATAAAAAAAGAACATCCAAATGTTGTTAGAATGAAAATCTTGGGAGCAAAAGTTGTACCAGCAACTCATGGTCTTAAAACTTTAAAAGAGGCTGTTGATTCAGCTTTTGAAGCATATTTAGCTGATACTGAAAACTCTATTTATTGTATTGGTTCTGTTGTTGGTCCACATCCATTTCCTATGATGGTAAGAGACTTCCAAAGTGTAATTGGATTTGAGTCAAAGGAACAATTTTTTGAGCATGAAGATAAACTTCCTGATAATGTTGTAGCTTGTGTTGGTGGTGGAAGTAATGCTATGGGATTATTTTCTGGATTCATTGATGATAAAGAGGTAAATCTTTATGGTGTTGAGCCAATGGGTAAAGGTGATAAAATTGGTGAACACAGTGCCACTTTAACTTATGGAGAAGAGGGAATCATGCATGGATTTAACTCTATAATGTTAAAAGATAAAAATGGAAATCCAGCTCCTGTTTATTCAATTGGAAGCGGAATTGATTATCCATCAGTTGGACCAGAACACGCTTATTTAAAAGAGATTGGAAGAAGTAAAGTTGGACTTTGTGATGATAATGAAGCAGTAGATGCTTTTTATAAATTATCACAACTTGAGGGAATAATTCCCGCACTTGAGTCAGCTCATGCTATTGGATTTACTATGAAACTAGCACGAACACTTCCAAAAGATAAAACTATTTTAGTAAGTCTTAGTGGTCGTGGTGATAAAGATATTGATTTTGTAATAGAGAACTACCCTATTCCAAATGCTAAATTTTAA
- a CDS encoding MBL fold metallo-hydrolase, which translates to MDIKVQPMGDYQTNCYIITVDNKDIIIDPGVNAYAWVKRNVKNPIAVLNTHGHFDHVWSNQEVKDSYNIKLYTPKDDEFMLTLDPYGLGMPPSYADILVNPDEEIEIEGIKIKFHHFPGHTPGCSALQIDKYLFTGDFIFKGTIGRFDFPNSNATLMKRSLNKILQWNEDFHIYPGHGDKTTLKSEIETLKQWEKHI; encoded by the coding sequence ATGGATATAAAAGTTCAACCAATGGGTGATTATCAAACGAATTGTTATATTATAACTGTTGACAATAAAGATATAATTATAGATCCAGGTGTAAATGCCTATGCTTGGGTTAAAAGAAATGTGAAAAATCCAATTGCAGTTTTAAATACCCACGGACATTTTGATCACGTTTGGTCTAATCAAGAAGTAAAAGATAGTTATAACATAAAATTGTACACTCCAAAAGATGATGAATTTATGTTAACACTTGATCCCTATGGATTAGGAATGCCTCCGTCATATGCAGATATTTTAGTAAATCCTGATGAAGAGATTGAAATTGAAGGAATAAAAATAAAATTCCATCATTTTCCAGGTCACACACCAGGATGTAGCGCTTTGCAAATTGACAAATATCTTTTTACTGGTGATTTCATTTTTAAAGGAACTATTGGAAGATTTGATTTTCCAAACTCAAATGCTACACTAATGAAACGAAGTTTAAATAAAATATTACAATGGAATGAAGATTTCCATATTTATCCAGGTCATGGTGACAAAACAACATTGAAAAGTGAGATAGAGACACTAAAACAATGGGAAAAACATATTTAA
- a CDS encoding GGDEF domain-containing protein: MKNKILELIKSSATNQDDYNSLVSIFNLHEQLQYATNIKQMAEDIFNWLYKEFKIDNLTFSLFDVNKNYKEIILKKGEEFYLDDDLSYFFIINTHTSLNATVSFRATSKVHFKILEVKYETIEAAFFQVSPIVQSGILKKNFIESSSLDSVTNVYNRNYLIENLNTHLRLSNNTRDEIYFLMVGIDHFKAVIDEFDYDIADKVLIELAKVIHSNINEFDMVGRLNGDEFLVSVLNNASEYQTEEIAKKIISDFADVNILINEEKNHFLKKTICIGFEVYRLNSDTTITDCIKNADIALYEAKNKGRSQLFKFSDLSAEDTIDLF, encoded by the coding sequence ATGAAAAATAAGATTTTAGAGTTAATCAAATCATCAGCGACAAATCAAGACGATTATAATTCTTTAGTTAGTATATTTAATCTTCATGAACAGTTACAGTATGCTACAAATATTAAGCAAATGGCAGAAGATATATTTAATTGGCTATATAAAGAATTTAAAATTGATAATCTTACTTTTTCTTTATTTGATGTAAATAAAAATTATAAAGAAATAATTTTAAAAAAAGGCGAAGAGTTTTATTTAGACGATGATTTATCTTATTTTTTTATTATAAATACTCATACAAGTTTAAATGCTACTGTTTCATTTCGAGCTACTTCTAAAGTTCATTTTAAAATTTTAGAAGTAAAATATGAAACAATTGAAGCTGCTTTTTTTCAAGTTTCTCCGATTGTTCAAAGTGGAATTTTAAAGAAAAACTTTATAGAATCATCATCGTTAGATTCTGTAACAAATGTATACAATAGAAATTATTTAATAGAAAATTTAAATACTCATTTGAGACTTTCAAATAATACAAGAGATGAAATCTACTTTTTAATGGTTGGAATTGATCATTTTAAAGCTGTAATTGATGAATTTGATTATGATATTGCAGATAAAGTATTAATTGAACTTGCAAAAGTAATTCACTCAAATATAAACGAGTTTGATATGGTTGGAAGATTAAATGGAGATGAATTTTTAGTTTCTGTTTTAAATAATGCAAGTGAATATCAAACAGAAGAGATTGCTAAAAAAATTATTTCTGATTTCGCAGATGTTAATATTTTAATAAATGAAGAAAAAAACCATTTTTTGAAAAAAACTATTTGTATTGGATTTGAAGTTTATAGATTAAACTCAGATACTACAATAACAGACTGTATTAAAAATGCTGATATTGCACTTTACGAAGCAAAAAATAAAGGAAGAAGTCAACTATTTAAATTCAGTGACTTAAGTGCAGAAGATACTATAGATTTATTTTAA
- the dnaJ gene encoding molecular chaperone DnaJ, whose protein sequence is MTEIDYYELLEVSKGSDKSTIKKAYRQMAMKYHPDKNPGDNEAEERFKAINEAYQVLSDEEKRAVYDRYGKAGLEGHGQRGGGFSGGFDDLSSVFEEMFGSAFGGSSRGRKQKKTYNYNLDVTIEVKLEFNEAVFGCKKDISYKYKTACKSCSGTGAKDGKLATCTTCNGQGQVHARQGFMTFAQTCPKCGGTGQAAAASCKSCGGSGYDEVKDSFKVDIPEGVNDGMRIRVSHKGNIAPDGSRGDLYLQVKVKEDSHFVRHDDDIYYEAPIFFTQIALGGKIKVPTLRGEVELEIPKNAKDKQQFTFKGEGVKSVQGYGKGNLVVQIKIEYPKALNDEQKELLEKLQESFGIESKPHEKNFENMFDKVKKWFS, encoded by the coding sequence TTGACTGAAATAGATTATTATGAACTACTAGAAGTTAGTAAAGGTTCAGATAAAAGTACAATTAAAAAAGCTTATAGACAAATGGCTATGAAATATCATCCTGATAAAAATCCAGGTGATAATGAAGCTGAAGAGAGATTCAAAGCTATAAATGAAGCTTATCAAGTATTAAGTGATGAAGAAAAAAGAGCTGTTTATGACAGATATGGAAAAGCTGGACTTGAGGGTCATGGACAAAGAGGTGGTGGATTCTCTGGTGGTTTTGATGACTTAAGTTCTGTTTTTGAAGAGATGTTTGGAAGTGCTTTTGGTGGCAGTTCACGTGGAAGAAAACAGAAAAAAACATATAACTACAATCTTGATGTTACTATTGAAGTAAAACTAGAATTCAACGAAGCTGTATTTGGATGCAAAAAAGATATAAGTTATAAATATAAAACAGCTTGTAAATCTTGTTCTGGAACTGGTGCAAAAGATGGGAAACTAGCAACTTGTACAACTTGTAATGGACAAGGTCAAGTTCATGCAAGACAAGGATTTATGACATTTGCTCAAACTTGTCCAAAATGTGGTGGAACAGGTCAAGCAGCAGCAGCTTCTTGTAAATCATGTGGTGGAAGTGGTTATGATGAAGTTAAAGATTCTTTTAAAGTTGATATTCCAGAGGGTGTAAATGATGGAATGAGAATCCGAGTTTCTCATAAAGGAAATATCGCACCAGATGGCTCAAGAGGAGATTTATATTTACAAGTAAAAGTAAAAGAAGATTCTCATTTTGTAAGACATGATGATGATATCTATTACGAAGCACCCATTTTCTTTACACAAATTGCATTAGGTGGAAAAATAAAAGTTCCTACATTAAGAGGTGAAGTTGAACTTGAAATTCCAAAAAATGCAAAAGATAAACAACAATTTACTTTCAAAGGTGAAGGTGTTAAATCTGTTCAAGGTTATGGAAAAGGAAATTTAGTTGTACAAATTAAAATTGAATATCCAAAAGCATTAAATGATGAACAAAAAGAACTTCTAGAAAAACTTCAAGAAAGTTTTGGAATAGAGAGTAAACCTCACGAAAAAAACTTTGAAAATATGTTTGACAAAGTTAAAAAGTGGTTTAGCTAA
- the recR gene encoding recombination mediator RecR has translation MNKGLEKFYELVEAFESLPTIGKKSALRLAYHIVMNDNYCGIKIAHSIESALKNITKCVRCGSMSEHEICEVCLDESRDSSKLCIVQSAKDIFVIEDSRQFDGKYFVIEELDQEVLDSLHKFINDNEVENILFAITPSIANDAFILFIEDKLKNHNIKFTKIAQGVPTGVSLENVDILSLSKAIQSKVEI, from the coding sequence ATGAATAAAGGATTAGAAAAATTTTACGAACTTGTTGAAGCATTTGAATCTTTACCTACTATTGGAAAAAAATCAGCTCTTAGACTTGCTTATCACATTGTTATGAACGACAATTATTGTGGGATTAAAATAGCTCACAGCATTGAAAGTGCACTTAAAAATATTACTAAGTGTGTTCGTTGTGGTTCTATGAGTGAGCATGAAATTTGCGAAGTTTGTTTGGATGAATCAAGGGATAGTTCAAAACTTTGTATTGTTCAAAGTGCTAAAGATATTTTTGTTATTGAAGACTCACGTCAATTTGATGGAAAATATTTTGTAATTGAAGAGTTAGACCAAGAAGTATTGGATTCTTTGCACAAATTTATAAATGATAATGAAGTAGAAAATATTTTATTTGCAATAACTCCATCAATTGCCAATGATGCATTTATCTTATTTATTGAAGATAAATTAAAAAATCACAATATAAAATTTACAAAAATTGCCCAAGGTGTACCAACGGGTGTTAGCTTAGAAAATGTTGATATTTTATCTCTTTCTAAAGCTATACAAAGTAAAGTTGAAATTTAA
- the cmoB gene encoding tRNA 5-methoxyuridine(34)/uridine 5-oxyacetic acid(34) synthase CmoB produces MNLEILQNKKNECRTWKNVEPWYLQLQTACKIEKENLSIDYGDWFSVGIKENLTKEEEEIILQTAKSLIPWRKGPFKIFDLEIDSEWQSNIKYNLIRPYFNLKDKIVADIGCNNGYYMFRMLEDKPKRLVGFDPSPLTLHQFEFINHFVKSDIVYEMLGVEHLEYYNHKFDFIFMLGVLYHRPDPVGTLKSLARGLNSKGEILIDTFMIDGDEELCLTPNKRYSKIPNIYFIPTIPALKNWLERAGFENIEVIATTITTSEEQRKTPWSFDQSLEDFLDENDKTKTVEGYPAPKRVYVKARKTL; encoded by the coding sequence ATGAATTTAGAAATATTACAAAATAAAAAAAATGAATGTAGAACATGGAAAAATGTTGAACCTTGGTATCTACAACTTCAAACCGCTTGTAAAATAGAAAAAGAGAATTTGTCTATTGATTATGGTGATTGGTTTAGTGTAGGGATTAAAGAAAATTTAACAAAAGAAGAAGAAGAGATTATATTACAAACTGCAAAATCATTAATTCCTTGGAGAAAAGGTCCTTTTAAAATCTTTGATTTAGAAATTGATAGTGAATGGCAAAGTAATATCAAATATAATCTAATTAGACCATATTTTAATTTAAAAGATAAAATAGTTGCAGATATTGGCTGTAACAACGGTTATTATATGTTTAGAATGCTTGAAGATAAACCAAAAAGATTAGTGGGATTTGATCCGTCACCTTTGACTTTACATCAATTTGAATTTATAAATCATTTTGTAAAATCAGATATTGTTTATGAAATGTTGGGTGTTGAACATTTAGAATATTATAATCATAAATTTGATTTTATTTTTATGCTTGGAGTTTTATATCATAGACCAGATCCAGTTGGAACTTTAAAATCACTAGCTCGAGGCTTAAATAGCAAAGGTGAGATTTTAATAGATACTTTTATGATAGATGGAGATGAAGAGTTATGCTTAACTCCAAATAAAAGATATTCAAAAATCCCAAATATCTATTTTATTCCTACAATTCCTGCACTCAAAAATTGGCTTGAAAGAGCAGGGTTTGAAAATATTGAAGTAATAGCAACAACTATAACTACATCAGAAGAACAAAGAAAAACACCTTGGTCATTTGATCAAAGTTTAGAAGATTTTTTAGATGAAAATGATAAAACAAAAACAGTTGAAGGTTATCCAGCTCCCAAAAGAGTTTATGTAAAAGCTAGAAAAACTTTATAA
- a CDS encoding uracil-DNA glycosylase — translation MEKRIVCQKCVYYFVTWEAGQPHGCKSYGFKSRYLPSIVVKNSSGQACNFFVEKNKTVG, via the coding sequence ATGGAAAAAAGAATAGTTTGTCAAAAGTGTGTTTATTATTTTGTAACGTGGGAAGCAGGGCAACCTCATGGGTGTAAATCTTATGGATTTAAATCAAGATATCTTCCTTCAATTGTAGTAAAAAATTCAAGTGGTCAAGCTTGTAATTTTTTTGTAGAAAAAAATAAAACAGTAGGATAA
- a CDS encoding transporter substrate-binding domain-containing protein codes for MYKFLLLLFFLHNLLLSNTTNTLTNQNFINTNTDFTQEEQAFINTHKTITVANEYDWIPFDYNEDNQAKGYTIDYIKLIFSKIDITPIFISDSWDNLITKLSTGEIDILPALEYNEERENFLNYTKPYYTQEFSIITKINKFNFINIDDLSGKKVAMVKNWDLTKFLKENYKKINIIEFDNLDKVFESIKNNETELTIQNSLVANYFINTTYADSLKILTKININNFDDRLYIGVKKEFSLLVKIINKAINKISAAELEVLNNKWSNDKKSISFSQKELDFIENKVINVAFTDNWAPINFVENHKAYGLGYDFWQYIVDKANLKTNLKTKKSFSIALESIKNKSCDVIIATSRTLDREKYAIFSDIYYKAPIGIATLQDKNYIPDPSYLLGKKVGVGKNYTAYQILQKEYPNMDFVFVNNIEEGLSLLSNNEIYALIDNLPVLTHNIQKYAYSNVKISGSTGIDFNLQMMLRDDYEVLQSIINKVLERMSPNDKSQIYNKWLKLEYTQAFDYSVLWKYFLPLILIILLVLYKNRQLITYQRKLKNTKNELENTLKTFRSLVNLTIEGIIIVSDNEIIYYNTEILKIFNLNNKELLNRPFSNLFKTDKTINFEDIIKNSDSQTYEIFGLRNFEIKFPILIKSKKVIFENQQSIILSIIDMSEIKNRENLLIQQSKMASLGEMMGNIAHQWRQPLSLISTAASGMKLQKEFDQLDDKTFNETIDNITNTTMFLSQTIDDFQNYLKEDKIKKEFNVNSSIDKILSMLKGSYKNHDINLILDLSEGLFINSYENELNQAILNILNNAKDALLDIEKTNRYIHIKSYKEAEKIIIEIIDNAGGIKESILNKIFEPYFTTKHKSQGTGLGLYMTHKIITSSMNGEIKITNTSHKFNDIFFNNCTNVKITIPLS; via the coding sequence GTGTATAAATTTCTTCTATTACTTTTTTTCTTACATAATTTACTTTTATCTAACACTACTAATACTTTAACAAATCAAAATTTTATTAATACAAATACCGATTTTACACAAGAAGAACAAGCATTTATCAATACTCATAAAACAATTACTGTTGCAAATGAATACGATTGGATACCTTTTGATTATAATGAAGATAATCAAGCAAAAGGATATACAATTGATTACATAAAACTTATTTTTTCTAAAATTGATATTACACCTATTTTTATTAGTGATAGTTGGGATAATCTAATAACAAAACTTTCTACAGGTGAAATAGATATATTGCCAGCCTTAGAATATAACGAAGAAAGAGAAAATTTTTTAAATTATACAAAACCCTACTACACTCAAGAATTTTCTATTATCACAAAAATAAATAAATTTAATTTTATAAATATAGATGATTTATCAGGTAAAAAAGTTGCAATGGTAAAAAATTGGGACTTAACTAAATTTTTAAAAGAGAATTATAAAAAAATAAATATTATTGAATTTGATAATCTTGATAAAGTTTTTGAAAGTATTAAAAACAATGAAACTGAATTAACTATTCAAAACTCTTTGGTTGCAAACTATTTTATAAATACAACATATGCCGATTCATTAAAAATATTAACAAAAATAAATATTAATAACTTTGATGATAGATTATATATAGGAGTTAAAAAAGAGTTTTCATTACTTGTAAAAATTATAAATAAGGCAATTAATAAAATTTCAGCTGCTGAACTTGAAGTGCTAAATAATAAATGGTCTAATGACAAAAAAAGTATATCTTTTTCACAAAAAGAGTTAGATTTTATAGAAAACAAAGTTATAAATGTAGCTTTTACTGACAATTGGGCACCAATAAATTTTGTAGAAAACCATAAAGCATATGGTTTAGGTTATGATTTTTGGCAATATATAGTAGATAAAGCAAATCTAAAAACAAATCTAAAAACTAAAAAATCTTTTTCGATTGCACTTGAAAGTATAAAAAACAAAAGTTGCGATGTCATAATCGCAACTTCAAGAACATTAGATAGAGAAAAATATGCAATATTTTCAGATATATATTACAAAGCTCCAATTGGAATTGCAACACTACAAGATAAAAACTATATTCCAGATCCCTCTTATCTTCTTGGGAAAAAAGTCGGTGTTGGCAAAAATTACACAGCATATCAAATACTACAAAAAGAGTATCCTAACATGGATTTTGTTTTTGTAAATAATATTGAAGAAGGTTTATCCTTATTATCTAATAATGAAATATATGCACTAATTGATAATTTACCTGTGTTAACCCATAATATTCAAAAATACGCATATAGTAATGTCAAAATTTCAGGAAGTACAGGAATTGATTTTAATTTACAAATGATGCTTAGAGATGATTATGAAGTTTTACAGTCAATTATAAATAAAGTTTTAGAAAGAATGAGTCCAAATGATAAAAGTCAAATCTATAATAAATGGTTAAAACTTGAATATACTCAAGCTTTTGATTATTCAGTATTATGGAAATATTTTTTACCTTTAATTCTAATTATACTTTTGGTTCTTTATAAAAATAGACAATTAATTACTTATCAAAGGAAATTAAAAAATACTAAAAATGAATTAGAAAATACTCTTAAAACTTTTAGAAGTTTAGTAAATTTAACTATTGAAGGAATTATAATAGTTAGTGACAATGAAATTATTTATTATAATACTGAAATTTTAAAAATATTTAACCTTAATAATAAAGAGCTTTTAAATAGACCTTTTTCTAATTTATTTAAAACAGATAAAACTATTAATTTTGAAGATATTATAAAAAATTCCGATTCACAAACTTATGAAATTTTTGGTTTAAGAAATTTTGAAATAAAATTTCCAATTCTTATTAAATCAAAAAAGGTAATTTTTGAGAATCAACAATCAATTATTTTATCAATTATTGATATGAGTGAAATAAAAAATAGAGAAAATCTTTTAATTCAACAATCAAAAATGGCAAGTTTAGGTGAAATGATGGGAAATATTGCCCACCAATGGAGACAACCTCTAAGTTTAATATCAACTGCTGCTTCAGGAATGAAACTACAAAAAGAGTTTGACCAACTTGATGATAAAACCTTTAATGAAACAATAGACAATATAACCAATACAACTATGTTTTTATCACAAACTATTGATGATTTCCAAAATTATCTAAAAGAAGACAAGATAAAAAAAGAGTTTAATGTTAATTCAAGTATAGACAAAATCCTTAGTATGTTAAAAGGCTCTTATAAAAACCATGATATAAATCTAATTTTAGACTTGAGTGAGGGATTATTTATAAATAGTTATGAAAATGAGTTAAATCAAGCTATATTAAATATTTTAAATAATGCCAAAGATGCCCTATTAGATATAGAAAAAACCAATAGATATATTCATATTAAATCATATAAAGAAGCTGAAAAAATTATTATTGAAATAATTGATAATGCAGGTGGAATAAAAGAATCTATCTTAAATAAAATATTTGAACCATATTTTACTACAAAACATAAAAGTCAAGGTACAGGATTAGGATTATATATGACTCATAAAATTATCACTTCAAGTATGAATGGGGAAATTAAAATCACTAATACTTCTCACAAATTTAATGATATTTTTTTTAATAATTGCACAAATGTTAAAATAACTATCCCTCTTTCATAA
- a CDS encoding ferritin-like domain-containing protein → MDYFLFLEDILQTSKPKEKIEKFEVFYNNFLNGNYFMSDSYIPYEFTNPSYHSFLEIVKPTALPVIKNFKSIEGKKYLVHTILHIEYSAIDLALDAALRYKDMPKKYYEDWLEVASDEIRHFLILEELLSEVGGVYGEFPVHKNLFEAMEQTPEFLRRMAAVPRYLEANGLDQNPKIMQKLNSNRDEFNNKFLKALQIILDEEVDHVKKGDTWFKYECDRLNLEPESTYLQIIEEVFPGSTKRKMDLNFNARKEAGFSCNELKFLSKKEDCN, encoded by the coding sequence ATGGATTATTTTTTATTTTTAGAGGATATTTTACAAACAAGTAAGCCAAAAGAAAAAATAGAAAAGTTTGAAGTCTTTTATAATAATTTTTTGAATGGGAACTATTTTATGAGTGATTCTTATATACCCTATGAATTTACAAATCCTTCATATCATTCATTTTTAGAAATAGTTAAACCAACAGCTTTACCTGTAATAAAAAATTTTAAATCAATAGAGGGAAAAAAATATTTAGTTCACACTATTTTACATATTGAATATTCAGCGATTGATTTAGCTTTAGATGCAGCTCTTAGGTATAAAGATATGCCAAAAAAATATTATGAAGATTGGCTAGAAGTTGCTAGTGATGAAATAAGACATTTCTTAATACTTGAAGAATTATTAAGTGAAGTTGGTGGAGTTTATGGAGAATTTCCTGTTCATAAAAATCTTTTTGAAGCAATGGAGCAAACACCTGAATTTTTAAGAAGAATGGCAGCAGTTCCAAGGTATCTTGAAGCAAATGGACTTGATCAAAATCCAAAAATAATGCAGAAATTAAATTCAAATAGAGATGAGTTTAATAATAAGTTTTTAAAAGCATTGCAGATTATTTTAGATGAAGAAGTTGACCATGTAAAAAAAGGTGATACTTGGTTTAAGTATGAGTGTGATAGATTAAACTTAGAGCCAGAATCTACATATTTACAAATAATTGAAGAAGTGTTTCCTGGAAGTACAAAAAGAAAAATGGATTTAAACTTTAATGCAAGAAAAGAAGCAGGATTTTCGTGTAATGAGTTAAAATTCTTATCTAAAAAAGAGGATTGTAACTAA
- a CDS encoding GGDEF domain-containing protein, with amino-acid sequence MNFSCETIINENEKLKLTDLDKSCLNIFEYLKLHHNINFLQIDIKKNDNIQNLFLYAQKDENYLVNTLEFKQNCNTTIIFHFLSQNQINFELVKTHLDNIQMSLLIFSQSLFNKFMERALNEMSLIDHLTGSYNRCYLDNYAGNLLSISNREQKKIAFIKIGIDQFKAVIDEFDYEVGDKVLKALAATLKDSIRESDLVIKISDDEFLVILQNIINENNAILISEKLINNFSKTEVLINEQTRQILMKTICGGISIYPDNATTIDEIIKKSDIALYEARNRGRSQVFMFSEEDTNKIDFF; translated from the coding sequence ATGAATTTTTCTTGTGAAACAATAATTAATGAAAATGAAAAATTAAAATTGACAGATTTAGATAAGAGTTGTTTAAATATATTTGAATATTTAAAATTACATCATAATATAAATTTTTTACAAATTGACATAAAAAAAAATGACAATATTCAAAATCTATTTTTATATGCCCAAAAAGATGAAAATTATTTAGTAAATACTTTAGAATTCAAACAAAATTGTAACACTACAATTATATTTCATTTTCTATCTCAAAATCAAATTAATTTTGAATTAGTAAAGACACATCTTGATAATATTCAAATGTCTTTATTAATATTTTCTCAATCATTATTTAATAAATTCATGGAAAGAGCATTAAATGAAATGTCTTTAATTGATCACCTAACAGGTTCATATAATCGATGTTATTTAGATAATTATGCTGGGAATTTATTAAGTATTTCAAATAGAGAACAAAAGAAAATTGCTTTTATAAAAATTGGAATTGATCAATTTAAAGCTGTTATTGATGAATTCGATTATGAAGTTGGAGACAAAGTTTTAAAAGCACTAGCTGCTACATTAAAAGATAGTATTAGAGAGTCAGATTTAGTTATTAAAATTTCTGATGATGAGTTTTTAGTTATATTACAAAATATAATTAATGAAAACAATGCTATACTCATATCAGAAAAATTGATTAATAATTTTAGCAAAACAGAAGTTTTAATAAATGAACAAACAAGACAGATACTTATGAAAACTATCTGTGGAGGTATTTCAATATATCCTGATAATGCAACTACGATAGATGAAATCATAAAAAAATCTGACATTGCTCTATATGAAGCAAGAAACAGAGGAAGAAGTCAAGTTTTTATGTTTAGTGAAGAAGATACAAATAAAATAGATTTCTTTTAG